GGCATAGTGTTGAAACACTAAATCTTGCAGACAGGCATTCTGACACTCTAAATTGCTGCTTATACATGGTAAACCAGCCATTCCTCCAGCAAACTAATATCCGAGCAGTCGCATATCCAAAGAGAACGGAAGGTGGCTTAACTGAGCAACATATTGTATTGGCTAGGCATAAATGCATAATGTCTTTACCTCTGTGGAAAGCTCTTGGACAGGTGTCACAAAGGAGAAGCTCACCACCATCTGAACATATGCTGCATAAGTCATCACTTTGTCTGTCTGACGTTTTTCGACCTCTTGAAAGTGAAACTGACAGTTCGTGTAGAGAGACACCATTCGACATGTATATGTTGTGGTAACTGCAATAATATTAGCAAAAGGAATGAGAGTTTGAACAGTGCTCCAACTGAACACATTACAAGAATACAAACTCACGGTTTGCGTCGAGCAGCTCGGCCAGCATGACCTTCAAACTGTGAAGGACTGACCTGTCCATTCAGCATAACAAAGTTTCTGGTCAAGTACAGGGCTAAACATAGAACGAAAACGTCCAGGCTAACTTCTTGAATGAATTGCTTTATGTATCTAATAGAAGAGACTGTAATTTACCACTGTATTGCAGCAATGACAGTGGATTCCGGGTTCCTTTATGTAGCCATCCAGCAACCTCTAGAAAGTTGACAGTAACATGTTAATAAACAATAATATTGTGCAGGCTGCAACAAGAAGTTTTGTAGACAGAAAACAAGAGATAAACCTTTCCCCCAACATAGTAGCCCACATCGGTGCCCTCTGGTAAAATGCCACTCAAGAAAACCAACTTATGCAATCCATGGTCCCTGCAGCAAGAACGGAGAGCAACAAATTGTGATAAAACTCAGGGAGAAAAAAGCTTAAGTTATAATCAACAAAACCTACTTTCTTGTAAGCCTTCCTGCGCTTGTACTCTTCGCTCCTGGGGAGAAATTTTTAGGCACCCTAGCTGATGAAGTCGGACTCCTTGCAATTTTTGGTGACCTAAACAACAAAAGGAAGACAAGGAACCACAATTCAAAGAGATTAATATCAACAGTATAAACAATGCTctataagaagaagaaaaactggaACAACCGCGTAGCCAAATATGATATTACAAACATTACCTTGTACTATTCCGAGCTCCCTTGGATTCAAGACATGGATCACATAACAAACCAAATTTCCCAGTGCGAAGAGTTCTGAATGAATCTGAAAGGTAAAAAATTGATCAAAACTGCTGTAGAAATAACATTGGTCAAAATTAGAGCACCAAATGAAACAAAACTTGGTGTGGATTAGAGGAAAAACAACTCACTTTTGCAAACTTGGCATCTCAATGTCCTCTTCTGAGGCATTGGGCCTATTGCACTCTGTATTACAGATTCTAATGTATCTAAGGTAGCACCTGCGCACGCCCTCATTATACCATGCAGATTATTTCCGCTTTCCAGGAAAATATAATCAGATGGGCGTTTTTTACAACTCCCAGCATGCACCTCAAAATAGAAAGGTGAAACAACCTGCAACACATGGTGGGTTGGTTGGATTTGGAATGGAAAATTATATTGTTGCagaagagagggggggggggggggggggggctcacATTCTGGCCTTTACATGAAGTGCAAGAACACAATATGCCAGTGTCTTTAATCACTCCACGAAGTACTGCTCGCTGAAACAAAAGCAGGATCAAAATGAAAGTAATTTCACCGAGAATTAGATTTAACTTTGGAGGTACCCACTACAACATTCTATTTCTTCTCATCAGTAAAATGTACGAGTTGCCTGAATTACTCCATATCGAATTCAAAGGAACCAGTATCTTAAGTCGAGCATACGAATTAAGAGGAACAAGGCAGGCATTATTACCTTCCCTTTCTTCATGATGTACTTGACAGGCTGACCCTCGAGCGTACCGGTTGCAAACAGTTCCTTTAGGTTCTTGGGGATTTTAGTCAATTTGATCTTGTTGCGCTTGGGCAGCTTAAGCTCTgtgttcttgttgctgctgcttgggGAATGTGAAGGGGAGCTGCTAGCAGTGGTGGTGCCTGATAGGTCGGCATCCAGCTGGTCGTCGTCAGACGAAGCAACCGGCGCCTTGTCCTTGAGCAACAGTGACCTAGTGAAGCGGCGGGGCGTCGTAACTGCTACTCCTGAGGgctcctccgcctctgcctccgGTTTGGGATTGGGATTGAGTTTGAGTTTGGGTTTGGAGTGGTTGGTGGTGGCAGGGGAGGAGGGCTTGATCATGGAGCGCGTGATCCGCCTGGGCGGCGTCTCTGGCGGGATGAAGAAGGCGTGGtgatcctcctcctgctgctgctgctgctgctgctgctgttggggCGGCTGCTCATTTCTGTCGGGGTCAGCAAGCAAAGCGAGCACTGGAGGAGCCTCCTcatcggcggcagcggcggggggATCCGGCGGGAGCACGGGCGGATCCGGCGGGAGTAGGCTTGGATCCGGtgggagagcggcggcgggagccgGGCGGCGTGAGCGCTTGGAGGGCTTGCTGGGGTTGGAAACAGGggcgggagaggaagaggaagaggaggagcgcgtGCGGCCGAGGGAGGGGGCGAGCGCGGCTTGGGAGGCGATGGCGAAGGCGAACTCGCGCTTCAGCCCCACGCGGACGCCGGAGCGCAGCACGAAATCGTCCATGGCCGGAGGGAGCTTGCCTAGCCTAGCTACCAAGGGGGAGGGCTAGGGCAACCAAATCCCccaaggaagacgaaggaAGCCGATAGACATGGGATGGTGAATTTTGAATTCTGCTTTGGAAAATTTGATCGGAGGATGTGGCTTTTGCTTTTCTGATGGATCGGAATTGGAAGTGCCAGCTAAAACAGTAACTGCTCTACGCTCTTCTTTTTGTCCATTTCACAGTTaataatttcctttttttcttattgTGAATTGCCATTTTCTCTCTCAAGTATGGACACCCACTAACTGCCCCTTCCGCTTCTTTTCCGCCACGTCACTTCATtcgatgtatatatatatggcagCCACACGGTAACTCTTCACTCCTtacggtttttttttcttagctCGAGCGTCCATTTCACAACTAGccgtttttcctttcttttcgaCAATTATCATCGTTTTCAAATCTCAAACTTCTCCACCTCCGAAAGTAAGTGACGTACAAGTCCATGCACCGTTTAGTAAGGTATCCACCAAATATAACCTTCCTCATCGCCTCTCCTTTGTCACCATCTCTAGTTATTGGTCTTGTTGTATGTGTATGTCAATCCAACAGTAACTCCTCGCTCTTCgctttttctttcattttgtGTCCCAAACGTCCATTTCACAAATGTCACTTTTTTGCACTCCTCTCTCTTcacttttctttccttttgtgtCCCAAGCGTACAATTCACAAACGTCACTTTTTTTCAACTTGAACCTTCTCCAGCTCCTATGGCATCCTGCTGTGTTGTCAACTCTATTTATAcatagtttcaaaaaaaaactctattTATACATTTCGAGAGTCAACAAAGAGCTGGTACTAGTCTTGCTCCTCGTGGAAAAAGGCTGTGTTTGATTTGAACCCAATCTAACCCCACCAAAAGTTGGCTAGAAAATATTTAAACTTTTCGTTGCATATGTTTTGACCGATGTTGGCgagaaaaaatgaattagCATTGGCCAGGGAGCATGTGCATACAAAAATACTGGCTACCATTCAAGCAAGAGCCAAAATTTCGGTCACAGTCAAAACATTGGCATGGTTTGATTTCGGTTGCCAAGTAAACACACCCTAAAACTCACAAATAACGAAATCTCAAGAGTTGGTGTAGAAACTTAAAAGATACACGTGGGCAGCGAGGTAGGGGAACACTAAACCAAAAATTATCACATGGCATCACAGCACATGGCATCAGACATATCCAGTCTCTTAGTATCATGAAGAGGAACACAAGCCAAAGTGCAACATTCAACAACTAGTCACGAGAACAGGTGACCTTCAAACTCCTGCTCAACTCCCCAGTGATACCACTTAATTTGCTGTTACTCCCATTTCAGTTATGCTTCCCATTTCTGTCCCTTCTTCCGCCTGGCGACCTCGATCGATCCCTTGACCGTCTGCGAGAACGGGGAGGTGAAGGGCTCCGTGCTCGCCCTTGAGAACGCCCGCCTGCACATACAATCAATTAGATATCATCTGAATTCATTGCTACACATTACAGACCTAGTCCCCCAACCCATCTATGTATCCCATTCTTGTCCAGCAGACCAAACTGTGTTACAGTGAAACAAGAGTACCAATCCCGTGAGTGAATCTAAAATGCACtggaaatgaaaaaaaaaacggctAATCGTGTTGGCTTAAGTTCATTGTACAGTAATCTGATGCTACAGGACATATCAAACAATCTAGAAGAGAAGCAATATCAGCAACAGGAGGCAAAGCATCTATTCAAGTAATCCCAGTGCAGAAGATAAAATATATCTCTGTGCATACCTCTTGGGCCACAGTATTCTCCAGGAGTAGGGGTCCTCTTGCGAGTTCTTTTTGCCTGAAATTAAAAATGTCAGCAGCAGACAGGAATACAACCACGCTATAAACCAAAATTACTTTGCATAGATAGATTAAGTCAATTTAGTCCTAAAGGGAAGCAAAATGAGGTCCTTTAACACCAGCCACACGTACCGCAGTAGCTCAACACatattgaaaatttgaaacaaggtCTACGGTGGTGACACGTAGACCTGCAACGTCCAGAGACATGTGACTTTTTTTACCCCAAGACCATAGCAGTGACTTCAGGTCTAAGGTCAGTGCAGAAAGTGCAGTGGACGATGGTGATGGAGAGGCAACAGATGGTGAAGTTGCAGGAACCAACCGGTACTTGATTCAGTAATTTTATAGACAACAATGTTGAGGCAGCCAACAATGTGGAAGCTGCATGGTCAGGGAAATCAGcagaagaaaagcaaagaaacACATAAACAAGATGAACTATCCATTTCCTGGATTGGAAATGTGTAAGAGCATAACTCGAACAAACCCTTACTAGTGTATGCTACACCAGTGCACCAACGCAATGGGCCGTGCAGAATCCATGGCCGCCCCAATATATAAATTTGCTTTGTAAGATAAACCAGCGTTTCTGAAATTCAGTGAGACTTGACCGAGTTCATAACAGAATTGCTCAAGGTTTTGATATGTATAAAAGATGTTACAAAGTACAAACCAAATTATATTTTGTTGGAGACTAGACATAAGGGCACAGACGCGCAGTTTCTAGCCTCACTCCGGTAGCAAACTATGGATTCATAACTTGTAACCAGTAACTCTTCCTGGATGTGTGGTTAATTCTCAGATAAAGTTGGCCAAAAACATCTGAGTAGGACAGCTAAATTCTTGTGTCAAGATCACGCAAAGAGTTGATACATACACTGCTCTACTACCTGGTAATAAGAACTAACATGAACACTCGAATGGATATGACatatgagaaaagaaaaagatgattATGTAACACGGGGTAGCATTAAGGTTggtacaaagaaaaaaaggtatgTTACCTTTGCCACACTGATGAGGCGGCCTTCAAGTACAGTACGGTGCAGGTATTTGATGCAACGCCTTGCATCCTCGATATTGTCCATTGTCACAAATGCAAAGCCACGGGATTCTTTTGTACGAGGATCCATAACGACATGGCAGTCTTTAAcctgcagttttgaaacacAGCACATTAGCTAGCCACAATAATGCAATAAGCAAGTGGTCACGGGTAAGGAGAAATATCAAATATAAGATCTGAAGGAACAATGTAGAGCACGGAGTAGCAGAGTACCTTTCCCTCTTTACTGaagaatttctccaagtcatCACCGGATGTCCGTGTGGACAGTCCAGTGACATACAGGTTGTTCCCAGGATTCCTTACTTCATCTGCACTCCTGCTACACATaaggaaaataaatatgaatatcTTTTATGATACTGCACAATATATTTTCTGAATGGCTAATTGGCCGCCTAAATAACATGGTCCCTGGTACATATACCACATAGACTTGCCTTGAGCGGCTTCTATTCCGAGACCTGGATCTTGACCTTGATCTTCCACGCCTCTTTGGAGGAGGAGACCTTGAGACGCTGCGTCTTCTAGGCAGAGGAGACCTTGAGACGCTGCGCCTTTTGCAAGGAGATGACCTTGCGATGATGTGCGTGCCTTTgggaagtggaggaggaggaggaagaggaggtgaCCTTGAGGCGGCACGTCTCTTTGGAGGGGGCGACTTTGAAGAGCTGTCTCTGTCTGCTGGGGGTGTGATCGAGCGTGCGGTGTACCTGAAAATGAAGGTAAGGTTCTCGCTCTTTTCACACAAGATAGCAAAGGCTGTGTTGTTAATAGTCGGGAGAACTGACCTTACTTCATTGGACTGCGGCATCAAGCTGCAGAAATCAGACAAGAAGAGAGTAAACACATGGCATACTGCACTATAACAACAGGGAGGGGCAGTGCCAGATAGTAGAAAGCATGAATTCTCCTCAGAGAGAGTATGCATGTTTAGGCTTTTATGGGCAGGGGATCCAGCAAGGTTAGGGTTCCATGTATCGATCCTACTAGTACAGAAGACTTGTAGGTTCGATGGATAGCCTGAAGTGGTGGAATTTGCGAAGCAGTGAAGAAACATGGTTGCTTAGATTGGATTCCTACTGCCCTACTctagtacggagtatttaGTGACAGACAGCAGAGTAAAATTAAATACCTCCAAGATTTAAGGGTGGAGGATAAGATACTAAGATCCATAAGATGGAACGGACATTCAGTATTTCAGTGGATGAATTGACttaagaagaacaaaaaaaacccTAGGTAAAAAGAGGAACATGGAGCAAAAGGCGATCTCTATTGCATGATAAAGCAAGAAAGCAGAGAatgaagaggagaagaaatccataccagcaccagcaccaccaccacaaccTGGGGGGCTAGGGTTGAAGCTGAAGAAGACGGGCCAAGTTCAAGTCCAAGAAAAgccaagaaagaagaagatggatgtgcagagcagagcagagaagGGGGAAGGGATTCGGGATGGACGGCGACTGCTTTCTGCCTCTACGGGACTACGGGAGGGAGGACTCCACTTGACTCCAAATCGTTTTGCCTTACTTTGCTTACTTGGGTCTTGGGTTGGGCCTTTGGGTTCTGCTAGTTGTGTCTTAGGCTGGGCCTGGCAATTTTCTACTACTACGTAGGAACAGCATGGATCATGGATCTAGGCGTTTTGTTTCAGGATATCGATCCTTTGTATTTTGTTTATTGAACCAATAAATACAGATGTTCTTAAAACCTACTGTGCTTGCTGGCCTACTGATTAATTTCTGACATGAATAAGTCTTTCCCCCTCCTCTCTCAAAACAAGAATGATCCTTACCctcagagaaaaaaaaaatcatggacAAATAAGCAGGACACATAAACACATCGTATGCAATCGATTTGAGCAGCATTGAAAAGAATTTCCAATCATATTTACTAGAGTTGTTCTCTTGAAACAAAAGATCTCTTGTTAACCAAACTTTAACTGCTGCTGCGGCTACACAAGGAGGGAATTCGATCCATCTAACTTGTACATTACTAAttgtatgtatgtatttcTACTTACTCCATCAGTCAGTCAGTTACATACACCCACATACAACACACAGGAGCAGGATATATAAGGAAGAGGGTGGGTGATGGGTGGATGGATCAAGAAAGGAAGAATTGAAAGGACTCAGTGCTTTTGGAAGATGACCATGCAGAAGAAGGCTATACATCGGAACACTATCCCATTCGCCACAAGAATTATTATACACAGAAGCTTGTCATCAATGTCGTATCCAGTCTTCGACAGCGAACCACATCGAGTGATCAGCCACACACCGGAATACCTACATTGCAATTTACCATACATATGTATCATATGCTTTGTGAAAATATTTATAACTGTATATCTACTTTACAAATCGATCAGACATGTTTTACCTCTGCGCATTTGCGATCACAAATGCTTCCAGAGCCCATTTTGTGTAGCATAAACTGGCAAATATGGTGCCTTTCTGCTCGCTTGATACCAAAGTTAGAACAACCGGAAGCAGCGCTGACCACTGACATTAAAACCATGTCTTAATTTTCTTCACCCTAAACTTAAAAACCTAGCTAGCCGTGTACTAGTATGAGTTAATACTATATGAAACATACCAGTTGTGCAGAACCAGGCTGGAAGAAGATGGCAAAAGTGTAGCCGATTCCCGTCACGCAGTAGACAAGCGCAACAAGGACAATGTAGTTTTCCCAGATTGATGACCTTGGGTTGTTAAAGAAGTAGAACATGGATAGGTAAACGATTGGCTTTATAATCGTATTGATGTGATCTATTGTGTCTTTGGACAAGAAATATGCCAGTGAGCTCATGCCAgatgctctctctctccagtAGTGTATCTTCTCCAGGGAAAATGATCGAAGAGCTCCAATCTTGCACAGCAGAGCTGCAGCCAAACACTAGctagtttattttgtttgcttcaCATGCAAAATGAATTCTACGTACTATGTTAACTGTTAAATTCATCCAGAAACAACCTTGACGTCGATCGTCGATTTTGAGTTCTCAGCATCAGTGCAATTTAATTTTGAGTTGTAGCTACAGCAAAAGTTGAGTTCCTATATAGGGCGTTTCCCAGAACTAGCTAAAAGACAAACTTACAGACAGCAATGACAGTGTATGTGTAGCCAAGTGCTCCAAATGTCTCGTCGCTCACTTTAGCTAGTGTGCCTAGACAGATACCAGCAAGACCCAGAATCATATAGTCGACTCCTTGTATTCTAGCTTCACGAAGCCTCTGCTTGCCACATCTGGGGCAGGGGagtaaacaaacaaaatgaatATGATGCAGCTCATAAGTATCAAATACGtacctcaaaaaagaaatacgAAATCTGTATGTACTTCCCAAAGGAAACAATTATATACCTTCCCAAGTAGTACTTATACTGCCTAAGGATGCCAGGAGTGTGTCGGTTAGATAAATCTTCAGAAGATTTATTGTAATCAAACTCATCCTTCTTCTGTCCAACTATGTCCCTGACATTACCCCACACTCCGGGGTCAGCTTCAGGGCTGTGACTCCCTTCTGATCCCCTAAATGATGATTCTGCGTCAGAAGAACTCTGCAACATATCTTGTGGAACTTCGTACCCATTATGCAGCATCCATCGCAGAGGGAGATCTTTTACATTAACTGCTTCATTTGTGTTTGGCTTAACAATTCCCTCCAAAATGTCTATGTAGTAGTCCGGCGGATTCACACGATCCGGGACGACAATCCCCAATCCTTGAAAGTACTCCTCCACTTTCTTCACAGGCCCATGGTAAACAGTCAAACCACCTTTCGCGAGAAGTATCAAATCATCAAACATCTTGTACAATGTatagctgcatgcatgtaacCTCAGTTGAGTCAATTAATAAACTTGAGTTGTACCCAGAAGCAACAAGGctgcatatatataattaAGCTGTTATGGAGGAAAAATTGGAAATTAACAGTAACCTGGGTTGATGAACCACCATAGAGATGTTGACGCCTTCAAGAGCTTCCCTGCGTAGAGCACGAAGTAAAAGCAGGGATGAAGCACTGTCCAAACCAGATGTTGGCTCATCTAAAATCAACACAGAGGGTTCCATGACCATCTCTAGGCCAACATTTACTCGTTTACGCTGGCCACCAGAGATGCCGCGCTGTTCAACAGTTCCAACCAAGGAATCACGAACTGCTTGCAGCCCCAAGGCCTCGATGACTCTTTCCACAACAAGAACTTTATCAGCTTGTGACATGTCAGCGGAAAGCCTGGAGAACATGCAACAAGACTAGCCTTTCAGCATGTCTACATTTATTTACGGGCCAACATGTAATAAATACACCACACtatgaaagaaaaatgtaatATAGTACGTACCTGCATCTTGCATTGAACCAAAGGTTCTCTTGAACAGTCAAGTTTCCATGGACAATATCATCTTGCGGGACAAAGCCAATGATTTTCTTGTATGCCCGGAGAGGTTCTATTTTCCCGTTTATGAGTATCATACCGGTTGTCTCACATCCAGTTGCCTTGCCTGCAATAGCACTCAAGAATGTGGTCTTTCCCGCACCTGACGGGCCCATCACAGCAGCTACCCGACCAGGCATAAGCTTCCCAGTTACAGACCTTAAGAGTTTTTTCTTACTCCCCTTCAAGGTTAGAGTAAGGTCTTTGAAAGCGATCTCAATTCTAGGTCTTGTCTTGATATCTTCATCAGTTGCCATGGATATCACTCCTGAAAGGGTAAGGTTACTACTACTACTCTGCTGCTCCATtgccttttccttttcaagTTGCCCATATGCATACTTGAAAATTTGGCTCTGAGTGTGCGCATGTCTCCCTTTCCTCCTTTTCTCTCCTGCTTCTACATTGTCTTTTTCGGGGTTCTCTTCAAGTGAGTGCATCGTGTCAGTAAGATTATCATTCTTCTTCCCTCCTGATTCTTTCGCATCAGGTTCTTCAGGTGGATGCAGGCCGCTACCTCCTTTAGGTGGTTCATGTGTCCTGAGAGTCTTCTTGCGTGAGAAAGTCCGGGAGAGCGATGACTGCAGGCCAATGGCATGCTTCTTTGCAACATCTTTAGCTGATTTCCACCTTTCACGAGCCTGTACAGTCTCTCTTGCGTGTCTTGCAGCAGCCTCCCTAGATTTCGCTTGCCTTTTCTCCCGGTTGGTCAGAAGTTGTCCAGAGAAGTTATATATGACCAATAACACTAAACTCAGGGCACCCTACAGAATTGTAAAGCCCAACCTGTTAGGTTAAAGATTGGGTATCAATACAGTAGACTCCGAACATCAAATACGGTATGTTACCACTAGCAATGCACCAAAAATCGTAATGTCCTGCGTTGCAGAGTTTGGTTTACAACTGCCCTTGGATAAGCATTCTGCAATTAAGGGGGATACGTTCAGAAGGTTGGCACATATGAAGCACAAAGCAAACTCTAACAACAGTATTTAATTCAGAGTGGACTAGTagaagaacaaaaggaaaacatgTAAATATAAAAAGTATTAAGGAGCTAACTTACTAGTCTGGGTAGTTGATCCTTTCCTGCAATAGAACCTGCACAAATGCAGCAGCTTGCATGTATTAGTAAAAAGTTTGACGACTCACACAAGGAAACTCACATTTACATATAACTAGTAAAAAGTTTGGGCATGAGAATCATTGTGAGGTTCAATATTAAGCATTTGATCGATAGATAGAATTACCCACTACTGCAATCGAGTTTGGTTATAGTGCTTGGACAGTAGTAACCAGGTGGACAGAAAACATCGTCAGTACTAAGGACATCTGACCATCTATCAGCACCACCACAAGTATGATTTGGTTTCCCAGGAGGTGGTTGGTAATTGTATCTGCAACGATCcagcaagcaagcatttaTTCATTAAGTTAGAACATAAGCCGGCCTTGCATTTCCATACACTGGGGAGATGACATGGGAGAATACGGGTAGCAATGCAACTTACGGATCACAGATTCCAGTGGTTTTGTTTAGAGTGGATTGTGGACAGTAAGCTCCCAAAGGGCAAGCTGCATGTGTAGTACAGACAGAGTAGGGCGACAATTAATTATTATATGTTTAGCGCTACGTACAAGAGTGTTAGTTCATGTACTATATATGAAGAACAAGTCTTcgaaaaataaagaaatttGCAAGTGTTACTGAGGGcttacgtacgtacgtatcaTGCAAGTGAGGCCATGAGGGCAAAAGAATCCGGGACAGCACCCTCGGCAATCAACCGTCCTGGGAGGGAAGTTGGTGGCATCTTGCAAATCCACCTCCTGGCCTGCATCAGCAGTGCAACCCCAACCAGGCTCACAGCCGTCGATCCATGACGTGAGGTTGCAGTTCCTGTTTGGCCTGACATAATTCTTCCTGCCAACACTGTCGAGGATGCTCTCGAAGTAGAACTTCAACTCGGCGGCCGTGCACACACGTTGAGGTAGGTCTCCTGCATGTTGGACGGATTGATTTGTGTAAGGATGCATGAGAAGCTAGCAGACCGGATGTGTACTGGACAACGAAATGCTTAATCATAGTGTGTATTCAGTCAGAAGCAGAGCAAGAAAATGCCATCCTCCTTATGGATGTTATGGTTGTCTCATATGGATCCTTCCTAATACTGCAAGACGTACCAAATAAAGCCCTGTATAGCCTATAGGTGTGTTGGAACACGCATCACTTGCACTTGCATTGACACAAAGTTGGAACTAGTGCAGTACACTGTTAATAACTTAATACTAGTAtttcctccatccaacaaaggatgtctcaactttgactaaatttgaatgcatttatacactaagtcatgtctggatacattcaaattttgacaaacttgagacatcttttgtttcgTTGATAACTTCAGTATAAACTTTTGCTTGCCAAGATTTTGTGAACCGGCTTGAACACCCAGACACTGCACACGAGATGCGTATAGCCCAAGACAACCATATATAATTGCTTCAATTTATTCAAAAAGTATACCCGCAAATAATTATTATTCAAAAAGTATAATAAgtgttgttgttttatttcgTTGATAACTGGAATGATCCATCATGATGAGTAAATGAGCATGACAAAAAAAGGGTAGGCGGGTAGCAGAGCATGATAAAGATTGTTACCATCCTTCATGCAATCGACGAGGAATGcgggattggaggagaagttGAAGGTCCTATTCCACTCCCTGTCCCCGAAATTCAAGTCAATCTAATGCTTATGCTTTAATGAAAATCGAAATCCGAATTTTGGAGGGAGGAGTGGATGAGTAATATACGTACGT
This is a stretch of genomic DNA from Brachypodium distachyon strain Bd21 chromosome 1, Brachypodium_distachyon_v3.0, whole genome shotgun sequence. It encodes these proteins:
- the LOC100827861 gene encoding serine/arginine-rich splicing factor SR45a isoform X1; translation: MPQSNEVRYTARSITPPADRDSSSKSPPPKRRAASRSPPLPPPPPLPKGTHIIARSSPCKRRSVSRSPLPRRRSVSRSPPPKRRGRSRSRSRSRNRSRSSRSADEVRNPGNNLYVTGLSTRTSGDDLEKFFSKEGKVKDCHVVMDPRTKESRGFAFVTMDNIEDARRCIKYLHRTVLEGRLISVAKAKRTRKRTPTPGEYCGPRGGRSQGRARSPSPPRSRRRSRDRSRSPGGRRDRNGKHN
- the LOC100827861 gene encoding serine/arginine-rich splicing factor SR45a isoform X2; translated protein: MPQSNEVRYTARSITPPADRDSSSKSPPPKRRAASRSPPLPPPPPLPKGTHIIARSSPCKRRSVSRSPLPRRRSVSRSPPPKRRGRSRSRSRSRNRSRSRSADEVRNPGNNLYVTGLSTRTSGDDLEKFFSKEGKVKDCHVVMDPRTKESRGFAFVTMDNIEDARRCIKYLHRTVLEGRLISVAKAKRTRKRTPTPGEYCGPRGGRSQGRARSPSPPRSRRRSRDRSRSPGGRRDRNGKHN
- the LOC100827861 gene encoding serine/arginine-rich splicing factor SR45a isoform X3, with product MPQSNEVRYTARSITPPADRDSSSKSPPPKRRAASRSPPLPPPPPLPKGTHIIARSSPCKRRSVSRSPLPRRRSVSRSPPPKRRGRSRSRSRSRNRSRSSRSADEVRNPGNNLYVTGLSTRTSGDDLEKFFSKEGKVKDCHVVMDPRTKESRGFAFVTMDNIEDARRCIKYLHRTVLEGRLISVAKKRWFILQSKFIYWGGHGFCTAHCVGALV
- the LOC100835479 gene encoding uncharacterized protein LOC100835479 isoform X1; translated protein: MDDFVLRSGVRVGLKREFAFAIASQAALAPSLGRTRSSSSSSSPAPVSNPSKPSKRSRRPAPAAALPPDPSLLPPDPPVLPPDPPAAAADEEAPPVLALLADPDRNEQPPQQQQQQQQQQEEDHHAFFIPPETPPRRITRSMIKPSSPATTNHSKPKLKLNPNPKPEAEAEEPSGVAVTTPRRFTRSLLLKDKAPVASSDDDQLDADLSGTTTASSSPSHSPSSSNKNTELKLPKRNKIKLTKIPKNLKELFATGTLEGQPVKYIMKKGKRAVLRGVIKDTGILCSCTSCKGQNVVSPFYFEVHAGSCKKRPSDYIFLESGNNLHGIMRACAGATLDTLESVIQSAIGPMPQKRTLRCQVCKNSFRTLRTGKFGLLCDPCLESKGARNSTRSPKIARSPTSSARVPKNFSPGAKSTSAGRLTRKDHGLHKLVFLSGILPEGTDVGYYVGGKRLLDGYIKEPGIHCHCCNTVVSPSQFEGHAGRAARRKPYHNIYMSNGVSLHELSVSLSRGRKTSDRQSDDLCSICSDGGELLLCDTCPRAFHRECVDLTAVPKGTWCCRYCETRQQRESSLAYNHNAIAAGRIDGIDSMEQIFTRSIRIATTPETGFGGCALCKLHDFGKKKFSARTVLLCDQCGREYHVGCLKEHSMADLTALPEGAWYCSSDCVRISETMKDLLSGGAEPVPAMDADLIKKKREDKGLNEDGDLDVRWRVLRDKSSEDSKLVLSKAVAIFHESFDPIIQTTTGRDLIPAMVYGRSVRDQDYTGMYCAVLTVGNTVVSAGLFRIMGREAAELPLVATSRDNQGFGYFQALFGCIERLLASLKVKYFVLPAADEAVSIWTQRFGFSKISRDELLEHLKGARTTVFQGTSTLHKLIPENISQADPGKMAQADPQNIVEADPSQNIVQADPAQNIIQADPAQNIVQADSQNIVQADPGAVEGGGMMLS
- the LOC100835479 gene encoding uncharacterized protein LOC100835479 isoform X2, with translation MDDFVLRSGVRVGLKREFAFAIASQAALAPSLGRTRSSSSSSSPAPVSNPSKPSKRSRRPAPAAALPPDPSLLPPDPPVLPPDPPAAAADEEAPPVLALLADPDRNEQPPQQQQQQQQQQEEDHHAFFIPPETPPRRITRSMIKPSSPATTNHSKPKLKLNPNPKPEAEAEEPSGVAVTTPRRFTRSLLLKDKAPVASSDDDQLDADLSGTTTASSSPSHSPSSSNKNTELKLPKRNKIKLTKIPKNLKELFATGTLEGQPVKYIMKKGKRAVLRGVIKDTGILCSCTSCKGQNVVSPFYFEVHAGSCKKRPSDYIFLESGNNLHGIMRACAGATLDTLESVIQSAIGPMPQKRTLRCQVCKNSFRTLRTGKFGLLCDPCLESKGARNSTRSPKIARSPTSSARVPKNFSPGAKSTSAGRLTRKDHGLHKLVFLSGILPEGTDVGYYVGGKRLLDGYIKEPGIHCHCCNTVVSPSQFEGHAGRAARRKPYHNIYMSNGVSLHELSVSLSRGRKTSDRQSDDLCSICSDGGELLLCDTCPRAFHRECVDLTAVPKGTWCCRYCETRQQRESSLAYNHNAIAAGRIDGIDSMEQIFTRSIRIATTPETGFGGCALCKLHDFGKKKFSARTVLLCDQCGREYHVGCLKEHSMADLTALPEGAWYCSSDCVRISETMKDLLSGGAEPVPAMDADLIKKKREDKGLNEDGDLDVRWRVLRDKSSEDSKLVLSKAVAIFHESFDPIIQTTTGRDLIPAMVYGRSVRDQDYTGMYCAVLTVGSFPYHGS